A window from Lagopus muta isolate bLagMut1 chromosome 5, bLagMut1 primary, whole genome shotgun sequence encodes these proteins:
- the LOC125693540 gene encoding DNA replication ATP-dependent helicase/nuclease DNA2 isoform X6, with product MTEPCNAALRSGLNNRYRVLEVRLVRRDGRDPEKHLAVSASTAPGDTELCVLQNSWESVPVVPGDIVHLEGDCSSGTWIINEQSGYLILYPDLLLSGTTISSSIRCMRKAVLSERFRGSECGSRPTLIGTILHEIFQQSVTNNLSPEKVEELANKIVFGQKYLREMYHLKLKQTEVMQEIEEYLPSFFKWTEEFMRNPANQNQMQLKLPSDEKTGDCSSKVEIVDILDVEENIWSPRFGLKGKIDVTARVKIHRRCGVQSRIMPLEIKSGKESNSIEHRSQVILYTLLNLERRMDPEAGFLLYLKTGTMYPVTGTRMDRRELIKLRNQVAFYLMHSMYKSAVGRQQSQLAALPPVIDDSQACKYCSQIHNCFLYSRAVEERMAGVSFPPAMIPIIEKETQHLKPSHLEYFSLWYLMLTLEMQSGDSKKGYKNIWMIPSLEREKAGDCVGNMIRIDRVQEVSEGQYLHSFQRKNGVVPGANLLVGDRVVVSGEENGLLGLATGYVREISATTISCLLGRNLSKLPESTTFRLDHEEGDCGIGVPFENLSKLMKDSPVSEKLRNLIIDFHKPRFIQHLSSVLPPEAKEAVASILKGLNKPQKQAMKQVLLSKDYTLIVGMPGTGKTTTICALVRILSACGFSVLLTSFTHTAVDNILLKLAKFKVGFLRLGRAQKVHPDIRKFTEEEICRSKSIKSVMDLEELYNSQPVVATACMGINHPIFVQKQFDFCIVDEASQISQPICLGPLFCSKRFVLVGDHQQLPPLVQNSEARDLGMSESLFKRLEQNQNAVVQLTVQYRMNSKIMSLSNKLVYEGKLECGSEKVSNATANLPNLKMLKLELADASKIWLKEVLEPDKPVCFLNTEKVPAPEHTEKGGVCNVTEAKLVFFLTTLFIKAGCKPSDIGIISPYRHQLKVITDLMARLKESRVEVNTIDKYQGRDKSIIIVSFVRNSNDENLGALLKDWRRLNVAITRAKHKLIMVGCVPSLRRYPPLEKLLCHLQSEAMIFNLPAGAHEAVKDPTAVERANLLNMAKLSIKGLIESALSFGRTLDSDYPPLQQFFVVMEHCLKHGLKVRKSFLSYNKTIWGPLELVEKLYPEAEEIAASVRDLPGLKTPLGRARAWLRLALMQKKMADYLRCLIIQRELLSEFYEYHALMMEEEGAVIVGLLVGLNVIDANLCVKGEDLDSQVGVIDFSMYLKSDDDIGGKERNEQIAAILDQKNYVEELNRQLN from the exons ATGACCGAGCCCTGTAATGCGGCGCTCAGGAGCGGGCTGAACAACAGGTACCGCGTGTTGGAGGTCCGCCTGGTGCGGCGGGACGGACGCGACCCTGAGAAGCACCTGGCGGTCAGCGCTTCCACAGCGCCGGGAGATACGGAGCTGTGCGTCCTTCAGAACAGCTG GGAGTCTGTTCCAGTTGTTCCAGGAGACATTGTTCATTTAGAAGGGGACTGTAGCTCCGGTACCTGGATAATAAATGAGCAGTCTGGATATCTCATTCTTTACCCAGATTTGCTGCTCTCTGGCACTACAATATCCAGTAGCATTCGATGTATGAGAAAAGCGGTGCTGAGTGAAAGGTTTAGG GGCTCTGAGTGTGGTTCACGGCCAACTCTCATTGGTACAATTCTTCATGAAATTTTCCAGCAATCCGTAACAAATAATTTGTCACCTGAAAAAGTGGAGGAACTAgcaaataaaattgtttttggGCAGAAGTATCTCAGAGAAAT GTATCACTTAAAGCTGAAACAAACAGAGGTAATGCAGGAGATAGAAGAATATCTGCCTTCATTTTTTAAGTGGACAGAAGAGTTCATGCGCAATCCAGCTAACCAAAATCAAATGCAACTGAAACT GCCAAGTGACGAGAAAACAGGAGATTGCTCTTCTAAGGTAGAAATCGTAGATATCTTAGACGTTGAAGAGAACATTTGGTCTCCCAGGTTTGGATTGAAGGGAAAGATTGATGTTACAGCCAGGGTGAAAATCCATCGTCGGTGCGGCGTACAGTCCAGGATAATGCCATTAGAGATCAAATCTGGCAAGGAATCAAACTCTATAGAGCACAGGAGTCAG GTTATCCTGTATACGTTGTTGAATTTAGAAAGGAGAATGGATCCTGAAGCTGGATTTCTTCTTTATCTTAAAACTGGTACTATGTATCCTGTTACTGGAACTCGCATGGATAGAAGAG AATTAATAAAGCTAAGAAACCAGGTGGCCTTCTACTTAATGCACAGTATGTATAAATCTGCTGTGGGAAGACAGCAGTCACAGCTTGCTGCTTTGCCTCCTGTAATTGATGACAGTCAAGCCTGTAAATACTGTTCCCAAATACACAATTGCTTTCTATATAgcag AGCTGTAGAAGAAAGGATGGCTGGTGTGTCTTTTCCTCCTGCTATGATACCCATTATTGAAAAAGAGACACAGCACCTGAAACCTTCCCACTTAGAGTATTTCAGTCTGTGGTATCTGATGTTAACCTTGGAGATGCAAAGTGGAGACAGTAAAAAGGGGTATAAAAATATATGGATGATACCTTCTTTGGAAAG AGAGAAGGCTGGAGACTGTGTTGGAAACATGATCAGAATTGATCGAGTTCAGGAAGTTTCCGAAGGACAATATCTGCATTCTTTCCAACGTAAAAATGGTGTTGTACCTGGAGCAAACCTCTTGGTTGGTGATAGAGTTGTTGTGAGTGGAGAAGAAAATGGTTTGCTTGGCTTGGCTACTGGCTACGTGAGAGAAATCAGTGCAACAACGATCTCCTGTTTGTTGGGCAG GAATTTATCAAAGCTCCCTGAGAGTACCACTTTTAGGTTGGATCATGAAGAAGGAGACTGTGGTATAGGAGTTCCCTTTGAAAACCTCTCTAAACTGATGAAAGATTCCCCAGTCAG TGAAAAGCTCCGCAACTTGATCATTGACTTCCACAAACCTCGTTTTATTCAGCATTTGAGCTCAGTCCTTCCTCCAGAAGCAAAGGAAGCTGTTGCAAGTATTTTAAAGG gTCTGAATAAGCCTCAGAAACAGGCAATGAAACAAGTGTTGCTTTCAAAAGACTACACGCTTATTGTGGGTATGCcaggaacaggaaaaacaacTACAATATGCGCTTTG GTGAGAATTCTCTCTGCTTGTGGCTTCAGTGTTCTTCTGACTAGTTTTACACACACTGCTGTGGACAATATCCTGCTGAAGCTAGCCAAATTCAAAGTAGGCTTCTTGCGTTTGGGAAGAGCTCAGAAGGTTCATCCAGATATACGGAAAtttacagaagaagaaatttgcAGGTCCAAATCAATTAAATCTGTAATGGATTTGGAAGAGCTCTACAACAGTCAG CCAGTGGTAGCAACAGCCTGCATGGGCATAAATCACCCCATCTTTGTTCAGAAGCAGTTTGATTTCTGTATAGTTGATGAAGCTTCCCAGATAAGCCAGCCCATCTGTCTGGGGCCACTGTTCTGTTCCAAAAGGTTTGTGCTGGTGGGGGACCATCAGCAGCTGCCTCCACTTGTACAGAATTCAGAAGCAAG AGATCTTGGTATGAGTGAAAGTTTATTTAAAAGGCTGgagcaaaaccaaaatgctgTTGTCCAGTTGACTGTGCAATACAGAATGAACAG TAAAATTATGTCACTGAGTAACAAGCTAGTGTATGAAGGCAAACTGGAATGTGGATCAGAGAAGGTGTCAAATGCCACTGCTAATTTGCCAAATCTAAAAATGCTGAAACTGGAGCTTGCAGATGCTTCAAAAATATGGTTGAAAGAAGTACTTGAGCCAGACAAACCTGTATGttttctgaacactgaaaag gtcCCAGCAccagaacacacagaaaaaggtGGTGTATGTAATGTGACAGAAGCCAAACTAGTGTTCTTCCTCACAACTTTATTCATTAAG GCTGGCTGTAAGCCTTCAGACATTGGTATTATATCGCCATACAGACATCAGTTGAAAGTAATCACTGATTTGATGGCAAGACTGAAGGAGAGCAGAGTGGAAGTCAACACTATAGACAAATACCAAGGAAGAGACAAAAGTATCATAATTGTGTCTTTTGTTAGGAACAGTAACGATGAAAAT CTTGGTGCCCTCCTGAAGGATTGGAGACGACTCAATGTTGCTATCACAAGAGCCAAGCACAAACTCATCATGGTGGGCTGCGTTCCATCACTCCGCCGCTACCCTCCTTTGGAGAAGCTGCTCTGCCATCTGCAGTCTGAGGCAATGAT CTTCAATCTTCCCGCAGGGGCTCATGAAG CTGTAAAAGATCCAACAGCTGTAGAAAGAGCAAATTTACTGAACATGGCCAAACTGAGTATCAAAGGACTCATTGAATCAGCTTTGAGCTTTGGCCGTACTCTGGATTCTGACTACCCTCCTCTGCAGCAGTTCTTTGTTGTCATGGAGCACTGTCTGAAGCATGGCCTTAAAG taaGAAAATCCTTTTTAAGTTACAATAAAACTATCTGGGGTCCTTTGGAACTTGTGGAGAAATTATATCCAGAAGCTGAGGAAATAGCAGCGAGTGTCAGAGATTTGCCCGGCCTCAA AACACCACTGGGCCGTGCCCGGGCCTGGTTACGGTTGGCActaatgcagaagaaaatggctGACTATCTTCGCTGTTTAATCATTCAGAGAGAGCTTCTCAG
- the LOC125693540 gene encoding DNA replication ATP-dependent helicase/nuclease DNA2 isoform X7, with amino-acid sequence MTEPCNAALRSGLNNRYRVLEVRLVRRDGRDPEKHLAVSASTAPGDTELCVLQNSWESVPVVPGDIVHLEGDCSSGTWIINEQSGYLILYPDLLLSGTTISSSIRCMRKAVLSERFRGSECGSRPTLIGTILHEIFQQSVTNNLSPEKVEELANKIVFGQKYLREMYHLKLKQTEVMQEIEEYLPSFFKWTEEFMRNPANQNQMQLKLPSDEKTGDCSSKVEIVDILDVEENIWSPRFGLKGKIDVTARVKIHRRCGVQSRIMPLEIKSGKESNSIEHRSQVILYTLLNLERRMDPEAGFLLYLKTGTMYPVTGTRMDRRELIKLRNQVAFYLMHSMYKSAVGRQQSQLAALPPVIDDSQACKYCSQIHNCFLYSRAVEERMAGVSFPPAMIPIIEKETQHLKPSHLEYFSLWYLMLTLEMQSGDSKKGYKNIWMIPSLEREKAGDCVGNMIRIDRVQEVSEGQYLHSFQRKNGVVPGANLLVGDRVVVSGEENGLLGLATGYVREISATTISCLLGRNLSKLPESTTFRLDHEEGDCGIGVPFENLSKLMKDSPVSEKLRNLIIDFHKPRFIQHLSSVLPPEAKEAVASILKGLNKPQKQAMKQVLLSKDYTLIVGMPGTGKTTTICALVRILSACGFSVLLTSFTHTAVDNILLKLAKFKVGFLRLGRAQKVHPDIRKFTEEEICRSKSIKSVMDLEELYNSQPVVATACMGINHPIFVQKQFDFCIVDEASQISQPICLGPLFCSKRFVLVGDHQQLPPLVQNSEARDLGMSESLFKRLEQNQNAVVQLTVQYRMNSKIMSLSNKLVYEGKLECGSEKVSNATANLPNLKMLKLELADASKIWLKEVLEPDKPVCFLNTEKVPAPEHTEKGGVCNVTEAKLVFFLTTLFIKAGCKPSDIGIISPYRHQLKVITDLMARLKESRVEVNTIDKYQGRDKSIIIVSFVRNSNDENLGALLKDWRRLNVAITRAKHKLIMVGCVPSLRRYPPLEKLLCHLQSEAMIFNLPAGAHEAVKDPTAVERANLLNMAKLSIKGLIESALSFGRTLDSDYPPLQQFFVVMEHCLKHGLKVRKSFLSYNKTIWGPLELVEKLYPEAEEIAASVRDLPGLKTPLGRARAWLRLALMQKKMADYLRCLIIQRELLSEFYEYHALMMEEEGAVIVGLLVGLNVIDANLCVKGEDLDSQVSHYRLV; translated from the exons ATGACCGAGCCCTGTAATGCGGCGCTCAGGAGCGGGCTGAACAACAGGTACCGCGTGTTGGAGGTCCGCCTGGTGCGGCGGGACGGACGCGACCCTGAGAAGCACCTGGCGGTCAGCGCTTCCACAGCGCCGGGAGATACGGAGCTGTGCGTCCTTCAGAACAGCTG GGAGTCTGTTCCAGTTGTTCCAGGAGACATTGTTCATTTAGAAGGGGACTGTAGCTCCGGTACCTGGATAATAAATGAGCAGTCTGGATATCTCATTCTTTACCCAGATTTGCTGCTCTCTGGCACTACAATATCCAGTAGCATTCGATGTATGAGAAAAGCGGTGCTGAGTGAAAGGTTTAGG GGCTCTGAGTGTGGTTCACGGCCAACTCTCATTGGTACAATTCTTCATGAAATTTTCCAGCAATCCGTAACAAATAATTTGTCACCTGAAAAAGTGGAGGAACTAgcaaataaaattgtttttggGCAGAAGTATCTCAGAGAAAT GTATCACTTAAAGCTGAAACAAACAGAGGTAATGCAGGAGATAGAAGAATATCTGCCTTCATTTTTTAAGTGGACAGAAGAGTTCATGCGCAATCCAGCTAACCAAAATCAAATGCAACTGAAACT GCCAAGTGACGAGAAAACAGGAGATTGCTCTTCTAAGGTAGAAATCGTAGATATCTTAGACGTTGAAGAGAACATTTGGTCTCCCAGGTTTGGATTGAAGGGAAAGATTGATGTTACAGCCAGGGTGAAAATCCATCGTCGGTGCGGCGTACAGTCCAGGATAATGCCATTAGAGATCAAATCTGGCAAGGAATCAAACTCTATAGAGCACAGGAGTCAG GTTATCCTGTATACGTTGTTGAATTTAGAAAGGAGAATGGATCCTGAAGCTGGATTTCTTCTTTATCTTAAAACTGGTACTATGTATCCTGTTACTGGAACTCGCATGGATAGAAGAG AATTAATAAAGCTAAGAAACCAGGTGGCCTTCTACTTAATGCACAGTATGTATAAATCTGCTGTGGGAAGACAGCAGTCACAGCTTGCTGCTTTGCCTCCTGTAATTGATGACAGTCAAGCCTGTAAATACTGTTCCCAAATACACAATTGCTTTCTATATAgcag AGCTGTAGAAGAAAGGATGGCTGGTGTGTCTTTTCCTCCTGCTATGATACCCATTATTGAAAAAGAGACACAGCACCTGAAACCTTCCCACTTAGAGTATTTCAGTCTGTGGTATCTGATGTTAACCTTGGAGATGCAAAGTGGAGACAGTAAAAAGGGGTATAAAAATATATGGATGATACCTTCTTTGGAAAG AGAGAAGGCTGGAGACTGTGTTGGAAACATGATCAGAATTGATCGAGTTCAGGAAGTTTCCGAAGGACAATATCTGCATTCTTTCCAACGTAAAAATGGTGTTGTACCTGGAGCAAACCTCTTGGTTGGTGATAGAGTTGTTGTGAGTGGAGAAGAAAATGGTTTGCTTGGCTTGGCTACTGGCTACGTGAGAGAAATCAGTGCAACAACGATCTCCTGTTTGTTGGGCAG GAATTTATCAAAGCTCCCTGAGAGTACCACTTTTAGGTTGGATCATGAAGAAGGAGACTGTGGTATAGGAGTTCCCTTTGAAAACCTCTCTAAACTGATGAAAGATTCCCCAGTCAG TGAAAAGCTCCGCAACTTGATCATTGACTTCCACAAACCTCGTTTTATTCAGCATTTGAGCTCAGTCCTTCCTCCAGAAGCAAAGGAAGCTGTTGCAAGTATTTTAAAGG gTCTGAATAAGCCTCAGAAACAGGCAATGAAACAAGTGTTGCTTTCAAAAGACTACACGCTTATTGTGGGTATGCcaggaacaggaaaaacaacTACAATATGCGCTTTG GTGAGAATTCTCTCTGCTTGTGGCTTCAGTGTTCTTCTGACTAGTTTTACACACACTGCTGTGGACAATATCCTGCTGAAGCTAGCCAAATTCAAAGTAGGCTTCTTGCGTTTGGGAAGAGCTCAGAAGGTTCATCCAGATATACGGAAAtttacagaagaagaaatttgcAGGTCCAAATCAATTAAATCTGTAATGGATTTGGAAGAGCTCTACAACAGTCAG CCAGTGGTAGCAACAGCCTGCATGGGCATAAATCACCCCATCTTTGTTCAGAAGCAGTTTGATTTCTGTATAGTTGATGAAGCTTCCCAGATAAGCCAGCCCATCTGTCTGGGGCCACTGTTCTGTTCCAAAAGGTTTGTGCTGGTGGGGGACCATCAGCAGCTGCCTCCACTTGTACAGAATTCAGAAGCAAG AGATCTTGGTATGAGTGAAAGTTTATTTAAAAGGCTGgagcaaaaccaaaatgctgTTGTCCAGTTGACTGTGCAATACAGAATGAACAG TAAAATTATGTCACTGAGTAACAAGCTAGTGTATGAAGGCAAACTGGAATGTGGATCAGAGAAGGTGTCAAATGCCACTGCTAATTTGCCAAATCTAAAAATGCTGAAACTGGAGCTTGCAGATGCTTCAAAAATATGGTTGAAAGAAGTACTTGAGCCAGACAAACCTGTATGttttctgaacactgaaaag gtcCCAGCAccagaacacacagaaaaaggtGGTGTATGTAATGTGACAGAAGCCAAACTAGTGTTCTTCCTCACAACTTTATTCATTAAG GCTGGCTGTAAGCCTTCAGACATTGGTATTATATCGCCATACAGACATCAGTTGAAAGTAATCACTGATTTGATGGCAAGACTGAAGGAGAGCAGAGTGGAAGTCAACACTATAGACAAATACCAAGGAAGAGACAAAAGTATCATAATTGTGTCTTTTGTTAGGAACAGTAACGATGAAAAT CTTGGTGCCCTCCTGAAGGATTGGAGACGACTCAATGTTGCTATCACAAGAGCCAAGCACAAACTCATCATGGTGGGCTGCGTTCCATCACTCCGCCGCTACCCTCCTTTGGAGAAGCTGCTCTGCCATCTGCAGTCTGAGGCAATGAT CTTCAATCTTCCCGCAGGGGCTCATGAAG CTGTAAAAGATCCAACAGCTGTAGAAAGAGCAAATTTACTGAACATGGCCAAACTGAGTATCAAAGGACTCATTGAATCAGCTTTGAGCTTTGGCCGTACTCTGGATTCTGACTACCCTCCTCTGCAGCAGTTCTTTGTTGTCATGGAGCACTGTCTGAAGCATGGCCTTAAAG taaGAAAATCCTTTTTAAGTTACAATAAAACTATCTGGGGTCCTTTGGAACTTGTGGAGAAATTATATCCAGAAGCTGAGGAAATAGCAGCGAGTGTCAGAGATTTGCCCGGCCTCAA AACACCACTGGGCCGTGCCCGGGCCTGGTTACGGTTGGCActaatgcagaagaaaatggctGACTATCTTCGCTGTTTAATCATTCAGAGAGAGCTTCTCAG
- the LOC125693540 gene encoding DNA replication ATP-dependent helicase/nuclease DNA2 isoform X10, producing MTEPCNAALRSGLNNRYRVLEVRLVRRDGRDPEKHLAVSASTAPGDTELCVLQNSWESVPVVPGDIVHLEGDCSSGTWIINEQSGYLILYPDLLLSGTTISSSIRCMRKAVLSERFRGSECGSRPTLIGTILHEIFQQSVTNNLSPEKVEELANKIVFGQKYLREMYHLKLKQTEVMQEIEEYLPSFFKWTEEFMRNPANQNQMQLKLPSDEKTGDCSSKVEIVDILDVEENIWSPRFGLKGKIDVTARVKIHRRCGVQSRIMPLEIKSGKESNSIEHRSQVILYTLLNLERRMDPEAGFLLYLKTGTMYPVTGTRMDRRELIKLRNQVAFYLMHSMYKSAVGRQQSQLAALPPVIDDSQACKYCSQIHNCFLYSRAVEERMAGVSFPPAMIPIIEKETQHLKPSHLEYFSLWYLMLTLEMQSGDSKKGYKNIWMIPSLEREKAGDCVGNMIRIDRVQEVSEGQYLHSFQRKNGVVPGANLLVGDRVVVSGEENGLLGLATGYVREISATTISCLLGRNLSKLPESTTFRLDHEEGDCGIGVPFENLSKLMKDSPVSEKLRNLIIDFHKPRFIQHLSSVLPPEAKEAVASILKGLNKPQKQAMKQVLLSKDYTLIVGMPGTGKTTTICALVRILSACGFSVLLTSFTHTAVDNILLKLAKFKVGFLRLGRAQKVHPDIRKFTEEEICRSKSIKSVMDLEELYNSQPVVATACMGINHPIFVQKQFDFCIVDEASQISQPICLGPLFCSKRFVLVGDHQQLPPLVQNSEARDLGMSESLFKRLEQNQNAVVQLTVQYRMNSKIMSLSNKLVYEGKLECGSEKVSNATANLPNLKMLKLELADASKIWLKEVLEPDKPVCFLNTEKVPAPEHTEKGGVCNVTEAKLVFFLTTLFIKAGCKPSDIGIISPYRHQLKVITDLMARLKESRVEVNTIDKYQGRDKSIIIVSFVRNSNDENLGALLKDWRRLNVAITRAKHKLIMVGCVPSLRRYPPLEKLLCHLQSEAMIFNLPAGAHEGIHKCNIL from the exons ATGACCGAGCCCTGTAATGCGGCGCTCAGGAGCGGGCTGAACAACAGGTACCGCGTGTTGGAGGTCCGCCTGGTGCGGCGGGACGGACGCGACCCTGAGAAGCACCTGGCGGTCAGCGCTTCCACAGCGCCGGGAGATACGGAGCTGTGCGTCCTTCAGAACAGCTG GGAGTCTGTTCCAGTTGTTCCAGGAGACATTGTTCATTTAGAAGGGGACTGTAGCTCCGGTACCTGGATAATAAATGAGCAGTCTGGATATCTCATTCTTTACCCAGATTTGCTGCTCTCTGGCACTACAATATCCAGTAGCATTCGATGTATGAGAAAAGCGGTGCTGAGTGAAAGGTTTAGG GGCTCTGAGTGTGGTTCACGGCCAACTCTCATTGGTACAATTCTTCATGAAATTTTCCAGCAATCCGTAACAAATAATTTGTCACCTGAAAAAGTGGAGGAACTAgcaaataaaattgtttttggGCAGAAGTATCTCAGAGAAAT GTATCACTTAAAGCTGAAACAAACAGAGGTAATGCAGGAGATAGAAGAATATCTGCCTTCATTTTTTAAGTGGACAGAAGAGTTCATGCGCAATCCAGCTAACCAAAATCAAATGCAACTGAAACT GCCAAGTGACGAGAAAACAGGAGATTGCTCTTCTAAGGTAGAAATCGTAGATATCTTAGACGTTGAAGAGAACATTTGGTCTCCCAGGTTTGGATTGAAGGGAAAGATTGATGTTACAGCCAGGGTGAAAATCCATCGTCGGTGCGGCGTACAGTCCAGGATAATGCCATTAGAGATCAAATCTGGCAAGGAATCAAACTCTATAGAGCACAGGAGTCAG GTTATCCTGTATACGTTGTTGAATTTAGAAAGGAGAATGGATCCTGAAGCTGGATTTCTTCTTTATCTTAAAACTGGTACTATGTATCCTGTTACTGGAACTCGCATGGATAGAAGAG AATTAATAAAGCTAAGAAACCAGGTGGCCTTCTACTTAATGCACAGTATGTATAAATCTGCTGTGGGAAGACAGCAGTCACAGCTTGCTGCTTTGCCTCCTGTAATTGATGACAGTCAAGCCTGTAAATACTGTTCCCAAATACACAATTGCTTTCTATATAgcag AGCTGTAGAAGAAAGGATGGCTGGTGTGTCTTTTCCTCCTGCTATGATACCCATTATTGAAAAAGAGACACAGCACCTGAAACCTTCCCACTTAGAGTATTTCAGTCTGTGGTATCTGATGTTAACCTTGGAGATGCAAAGTGGAGACAGTAAAAAGGGGTATAAAAATATATGGATGATACCTTCTTTGGAAAG AGAGAAGGCTGGAGACTGTGTTGGAAACATGATCAGAATTGATCGAGTTCAGGAAGTTTCCGAAGGACAATATCTGCATTCTTTCCAACGTAAAAATGGTGTTGTACCTGGAGCAAACCTCTTGGTTGGTGATAGAGTTGTTGTGAGTGGAGAAGAAAATGGTTTGCTTGGCTTGGCTACTGGCTACGTGAGAGAAATCAGTGCAACAACGATCTCCTGTTTGTTGGGCAG GAATTTATCAAAGCTCCCTGAGAGTACCACTTTTAGGTTGGATCATGAAGAAGGAGACTGTGGTATAGGAGTTCCCTTTGAAAACCTCTCTAAACTGATGAAAGATTCCCCAGTCAG TGAAAAGCTCCGCAACTTGATCATTGACTTCCACAAACCTCGTTTTATTCAGCATTTGAGCTCAGTCCTTCCTCCAGAAGCAAAGGAAGCTGTTGCAAGTATTTTAAAGG gTCTGAATAAGCCTCAGAAACAGGCAATGAAACAAGTGTTGCTTTCAAAAGACTACACGCTTATTGTGGGTATGCcaggaacaggaaaaacaacTACAATATGCGCTTTG GTGAGAATTCTCTCTGCTTGTGGCTTCAGTGTTCTTCTGACTAGTTTTACACACACTGCTGTGGACAATATCCTGCTGAAGCTAGCCAAATTCAAAGTAGGCTTCTTGCGTTTGGGAAGAGCTCAGAAGGTTCATCCAGATATACGGAAAtttacagaagaagaaatttgcAGGTCCAAATCAATTAAATCTGTAATGGATTTGGAAGAGCTCTACAACAGTCAG CCAGTGGTAGCAACAGCCTGCATGGGCATAAATCACCCCATCTTTGTTCAGAAGCAGTTTGATTTCTGTATAGTTGATGAAGCTTCCCAGATAAGCCAGCCCATCTGTCTGGGGCCACTGTTCTGTTCCAAAAGGTTTGTGCTGGTGGGGGACCATCAGCAGCTGCCTCCACTTGTACAGAATTCAGAAGCAAG AGATCTTGGTATGAGTGAAAGTTTATTTAAAAGGCTGgagcaaaaccaaaatgctgTTGTCCAGTTGACTGTGCAATACAGAATGAACAG TAAAATTATGTCACTGAGTAACAAGCTAGTGTATGAAGGCAAACTGGAATGTGGATCAGAGAAGGTGTCAAATGCCACTGCTAATTTGCCAAATCTAAAAATGCTGAAACTGGAGCTTGCAGATGCTTCAAAAATATGGTTGAAAGAAGTACTTGAGCCAGACAAACCTGTATGttttctgaacactgaaaag gtcCCAGCAccagaacacacagaaaaaggtGGTGTATGTAATGTGACAGAAGCCAAACTAGTGTTCTTCCTCACAACTTTATTCATTAAG GCTGGCTGTAAGCCTTCAGACATTGGTATTATATCGCCATACAGACATCAGTTGAAAGTAATCACTGATTTGATGGCAAGACTGAAGGAGAGCAGAGTGGAAGTCAACACTATAGACAAATACCAAGGAAGAGACAAAAGTATCATAATTGTGTCTTTTGTTAGGAACAGTAACGATGAAAAT CTTGGTGCCCTCCTGAAGGATTGGAGACGACTCAATGTTGCTATCACAAGAGCCAAGCACAAACTCATCATGGTGGGCTGCGTTCCATCACTCCGCCGCTACCCTCCTTTGGAGAAGCTGCTCTGCCATCTGCAGTCTGAGGCAATGAT CTTCAATCTTCCCGCAGGGGCTCATGAAGGTATCCACAAATGTAACATTTTATGA